The segment CGACCGTACCTACCGTATTGAGTTCAAAATACATACTTACAAGTATCCGCCTGACTAAGTTTTGTCAGTCAACCAGGAACTATCCTCCCGCTATGAAGAAAATTTTAACCCTCATTTCCGTCACCTTACTGCTGCAAAGCATGATGATTTCCGTCCGAGCACAACAACCCCTTAACCCCATTCAAAGCGTCCTTGAATCCGGGTTAATGACTCAATATCCCGACGGACAATTTCATCCCGAACGCGGAGTCGTTCGGGCCGAACTTGCCTCAATTCTCGTCAAAACCTTTCAACTAGACAAACGAAATACAGCGACCAATCAAAATCAACCTATTACCGATGTTCCGCCGTCTCACTGGGCCTATAAAGATATCGAAATTGCCCTACAAACTGGGATCATGAAAGGGGATTTAAGCGGCAGATTTCATCCCAACCAACCCGTAACTCGGGCCGAAGGATTTGCCATTTTCGCCCAAGCTTTGGGTGTTTTAATGCTTAATGATTCCGATGTTAATCGCCTTCTAAACTCCTATCAAGATGGCTATCAAACCCCAGATTGGGCCAGACAAGCCCTAGCTACTGCTATCTTTGAGGAGTTAGTGAATATTGGCAACAATAACGCGCTCAATCCCTTACAACCCATGACTCGTGAAGATATGGCTTATGCCTTAAGTCAATATTTAGCCAAACAAAACAATCCCGGCACTATCCCCGACATCCCCAACTAATAATTCTTCATGTCCGTAGTAACGACTTCAGTCGTTCTCTTCATGTTCGTAGTAACGACTTAAGTCGTTCTCTTCATGTTTGTAGTAACGACTTCAGTCGTTCTCTTCATGTTAGTAGCATAATTGCTCTACTCATTCATTACCCTAACTTAAACAAGTTTAACTGTTCCCGTTTTAACAATGTAATTTTCATTACTTTTCTTGAGCTGTAGTTGGTAAAAATAGTCTCCGGGTTTAGGGGAACTCCACCGCCCAACAGTCGATGGATTTCCTATCATCTCTACCCCGATCACCTTCTGGGTAGGGTCTTGTTTTTCAACCAGCCATAAACGAACACTTTGGAAGCGATCGCCACTCTCAATCTGGAACGTCAAGTCTTTTTGCGTACCAATAGAAAGGGTCGCTTGCTTGCTCAGAATTTCGATTTCCTTGGCTTTCAAACTCACCCGAGGAGAAACCGGGAATAATTGAGAAGATTTGCTCCTAGAGATAGAGTCAGGAACGATAATTGTTCCATCGGGTAAAACATCGAAAGGGATGGGGAAATTGCTGTTGCCAAATACAGCAGCCCTTTTCCAGCCGATCGCGAGTAATTCGCTCAAGGTTTCTACCAACGCTGCATTTTCTGGCAAATTCGCGATATTCCGAGTTTCTAACGGGTCGAGGTGGCGATCATAGAGCATTCGTGATAAAAAATTATCCTCTACATCGATATATTCCGTGTAGTTATAGCGATCGGTCAGAATCGTATCGCCATACTCGAATCGACTAAAAACTGCTCCTTTCCAAGCTCGCTGAGGATTATTTAAAAGCGGGACTAAACTGGTTCCTTCTAAATGCTGGGGGGTTTCGATACCCACAAGCTCGCAAAGGGTGGGATAAATATCCACCAATTCGACTAATGCGGATGTTTTTGCCGCCTTGACTTTTCCAGGCGCATCAATAATTAAAGGAACCCGCAAAGCAAGTTCATAATTGGTAGTTTTGGCCCATAAATTATGTTCTCCTAATAAAAAACCATGATCTCCCCAAACCACAATAATTGTATTGTCTCGTAGTCCCAATCTCTCCAGTTCATCTAAAACTGAGCCAATACAGGTATCAACAAATGTGGTACAAGCATAATAGCCATGAATCAGAGTTCTAGCATACTCTTCATCCAACCGAGATTGGGTTTCATCACTAAAAACGAGATTTCGATACCCTCTGAGTTCCCCCCAATTATGTAAAGACTCTGGCGGTGCATCGGTGGGAGCAAAAGGATTTTGTGCGAGTTCTATAGTATTGCGATCGTACATATCCCAGTATTTTTTGGGACAATTAAACGGCAAATGAGGCTTGACAAATCCTAGGGCTAAAAAGAAAGGTTTTTCCTGTTCTTTTAAATTTCGCAAAGCGGCGATCGCTAGGTCCCTCGTGATTCCATCGGGATAGGCATTATCTGGCTGGTTTTCCCCGATTTCATAAGCATTCCTTTCATTGCCTGGAATATTATAAACTCGAATGTCTTTAAACCGCGTCATCCCATAATTCCAGGCATCCAGATCGTCATCCATCACATGATAAATTTTCCCCACAGACTGGGTATTGTACCCCTGTTGCTTGAAAAGCATCGGGAGGGTTGGCGCAGGGTTTCCCTCCGGTGTTTGAGGACGGTTAATCCCAGCCGGTTCTAAGTTACCATGCCAATTCTGAACAGGTTCATCTAATCTGGAATGATAACTCCAAAATCTCCCCACAGGTTCTCCAGGACTTTTATTGGGTCTGGCACCCGTCATAACGCTTAATCTCGAAGCACCACACACCGGAATTTGGCAATAGGCACGGTCGAATAATACCCCCCGATCTGCCAATTTATCGAGGTTTGGCGTCAACATTTGTGCCTCACCATAGCTTTTAATTTGAGGTCGTAAATCATCAATCGCTAAAAATAAAACATTGTACTTTTCCGGCGATTGAGCATAACAGGAAATTTGGCTTAGACCTACGGTAGCCGCACTCATGCTTAGATATTTTAATACATTCCGTCTTTTCATGGCTAAATAATTTTCAGAATTAGATTTTCTCTCAACTTTTGCTCGGTTGAAATTAGGGGATAAACTGGAGTAGAATAGGCTCAGACTTGGTGGAACCCGTTTCTGTACCTTTACTTAGATCCTCTGGTTACAGAGCTTTATATTATTGTACAATAGTTCGACCGATTACGCTCTTTATGGTTCATATTACAAGCAATTTATTTACAATTACGGGTTAGCATTATGAATCAACGTAGAATTGGTTTAACGGGAGGAATTGCTACGGGTAAAACTACTGTTTCTAATTACTTGAAACATCAGCATAAATTGCCGGTGTTTGATGCGGATATTTATGCACGGGAAGCGGTCCAGATTGGTTCAGAAGTGTTGAATCAAATCGTGAAGCGTTATGGAAGTGACTTGCTACTGCCCGATCGCAGTCTGAATCGTCAGAAGTTGGGGGAGATTGTGTTTACTCAACCCTCGGAAAAGCAGTGGTTAGAGGAGCAAATCCATCCCCAAGTGCGCGATCGCTTCTTTCGAGAGATTGCAGCCTTGCCAGAACAGTCTACCGCAGTCTTGGTGATTCCGTTGTTGTTTGAAGCACAAATGACGGATTTAGTTACGGAAATTTGGGTGGTATCTTGTCCTGGCGATCGCCAGATTCAGCGATTGATGGAACGCGATCGCTTGACCCTAGACCAAGCCAGAGCTAGAATTAATAGTCAAATGCCCTTATCTGAAAAATGCGCTCAGGCTGATGTTGTCTTAGATAACTCCTCCACGGTAGAACACCTCATCCAACAGATAGATGTCGCTTTGATGCAGGATAGAGATAATAGGAAGTAAACCCTTACCGGGATACTTTTACTTCTAACTTAATCTCTGTCTTCAAAATGCAAACCATAAAAACCGCCAACCCAGCAGCGCCACCGAATACCGGGGGACCGATTGACTGGTTTAAAAAATTTATGGCGATTCTCGCCGTTATCAATTTACTGTTAGTCGGGTTCGATTCCTCTTATATTCCCCTGCGTGATATCTATTTTCAGCACCTTCCCCCAGTGATGATAGCCTATGATAAAATTAAAGGTATTGAACCCCATCCCGAAACTGAAAAATACTTAGAAACCGTCCATCAATTAACCCTCGAACTCCAACAGCCTCAAAGTTCCCTGGAAACTCCCAAAGTGGAAAATTTACTGGAATCGTTACGCCATGAAAGCGAGGGGATGCTCAATGAAAACCCCTTCATGGCTGCGGGTAAGTTCGGCACTTTTGCCAAAATTCAAAGGCGAATGCGTCAGCATATTGGCACAGAATATGCTTCTGAGGCTTTTCAAACCTTTTGGACTTCTAGTTATTTAAGCAGCCACAATTTCGACCGAGAACTGAATTTTTTTCAAACTCAGATAAATCCCTTAATTGCCAGCAACTATTTCAGAAATGTAGATGAAATTGGGCAAGTCGTGGATGAATTTTGGCGAATTGATATTTTCTTTATGTGCCTGTTTGGATTAGAATTCCTACTTCGCACCTTTTTTATGCATCGCCGGATTAGTGGCTTACGCTGGATAGATGCGATGTTGCGACGCTGGTATGATGTTTTACTGTTTTTACCCTTTTGGCGAGGGTTACGGGTGATTCCAGTTGCCGTGAGGCTGCAACAGAGTCAATTGGTTAATTTCGATCGCATCTTAGTCCAGATGACCCACGAACCGGCTGCTAAACTAGCCGATCGCCTGTCTCGATTTGTGATGGTTCGCTTTATCAATCAAGCGCAAGACTCCATTCGCGAAGGCACTGCCGCGCAATCATTTTTGAATCCCCAACCGGGAATCGACCTCAATAATGTCAATGAAATCGAAGTCATTACTGACCGACTTTTGGAATTAACAATCTACAAAGTTTTACCTCAAATTAAGCCAGAATTAGAAGCAGTTTTGCATCATAGTATCGAAGGTGCGTTTAAAGATTCCGGGGTTTATCAAAGCCTCAAAGCTTTCCCGGGACTGGGAAATTTACCCAGGGATTTTACCGAACAAATGGCTTCTAATTTAGCCCAAACTACAGTAACTGTTCTCGAAACCTCTTACTCCGATGTGGAAGGGAGAGTGCTATTTGAGCGCCTGAGTCAGGAGTTCAATAAAGCCTTCCGGAAAGCTTTAGGCGATCGCAAAACCCAAGAAGAAATACAAGTCTTGCTCACGGATTTCCTAGAAGAATTAAAACTCAATTATGTGGTAAAATCCACCCATACCGACCCAGAAGCAACCCTGGCAGAAATGGAAAACCTTTACCAATCGGAAGTACCCCCCTCCCTCCCCTCACTTCAGTAAACTGGTGTTTAGTCTGGGGGTACAGTAGCGGTTAGAAACCGGGTTTCTTCACCAACTTTCTAGCAATTTTCCACAAATCTCGGCTAGAAACCCGGTTTCTTGTCCTAGGGTTAGTAATTAGACTGGACAAAAACTACGCCGACTCGCCACCCACCACAACATTGCGAATTCGCAGACTGGGACCGCCACAGCCTACAGGTAAACCATTTTGTCCCCCTTTGCCGCAACCGCCAGATTCATCCCAATAGAAATCATCCCCGATCGCCTCAATATCCGCTAAGGTACTAAACACATTCCCCGAAAGGGTGACATCCCGCACAGGTTCGGCTAATTGACCATTTCTAATCATCCAGGCTTCCCCAGCGCTAAAGGTAAACATTTCCCCATTCGTCATTCCTCCCAGCCAATTGCGGGCATAAACCCCTTCTTTAATATCCGTAAATAAATCCTGAACCGGAGTTTTTCCCCGTTCAATCCAGGTATTCGTCATCCGAACAATGGGAGGATAATGATAATTCAAACAGCGGGCATTTCCTGTGGCAGTTTCCTCTAGTTTCCCGGCGGTTTCTCGGGAGTGGAGGCGTCCGACGAGTACACCATCTTTAATGAGTTGGGTGGTAGTTGCAGGCGTGCCTTCATCATCATAAAGATAACTCCCGCGATGACCTGGAGGGGCCGCCCCATCAAAGATTTGCAAGTCTTCAGGACCAAACCGGCGTCCCAGGGTCATTACTTCTAGCAAATCTGGGTTTTCATACGCCATATCTGCTTCAGAAAGATGTCCAAAGGCTTCATGAACGAACAATCCGGATAGAATCGGGTCAATGACAACCTGGTAGGTGTTGCCTTTCACCGAAGGCAGGGAGAGGGCTTCTACCGCTCTTTGGGCGGCCCCTCGCACTTGGGAATCAAGCTGAATTAAATCTTCGTAAGCTTTCCGGGACCCGGTGGTTTCCCGTCCTGTTTGGACGGTTTCCCCATTGCGCGCAGTGGCGGCAAAGCGCATTTCCATATCTACCCAAGACTGTTCTAGGATTGTACCTTCCGAGGTGAACAGGAGGATGCGTTGGGCGCTGTCACTGTAGCGAACCGAGGTGGTGGTGATGCGCGGGTCAACTTGACGGAGGATATCCGTATAGCGATCGCACAATCTCTTTTTGTCGATAATCGGAATCTTTCTAGGGTCAGTGCCGGTGAGTAACAGTTCACAGGTAATCTGTACTGGGTCCACGGGGGCTAAAATGGTTTCTTCATCCCCGACTAATCGCGCTGCGGCGATCGCTTCCTCGATTCGTTCTGCCAGTCCCGCCAGTTGATTAAAACTGGCAAAGCCCCAACCCCCTTGATAGCAAGCGCGGACTTGTCCCCCAATCGAGACTCCCTCACTTAGGGTTTCAATCTTTTCACCGCGCAAAAAGATATCGGTGCCTTCCGCTTCTTCTAGGCGAATTGCTAAATAATCAACCCGGGAGGCATAACGAGCAATCAGTTCAGCTAATAAGTTTTTCGCATCAGCGAGCAAAGTAGACATGGTTGAGGGCGAGTTCCAAAGCAAGTGATTGATATGTTCTACTATAGCGGTCCTCAATGAT is part of the Laspinema palackyanum D2c genome and harbors:
- a CDS encoding TldD/PmbA family protein; translation: MSTLLADAKNLLAELIARYASRVDYLAIRLEEAEGTDIFLRGEKIETLSEGVSIGGQVRACYQGGWGFASFNQLAGLAERIEEAIAAARLVGDEETILAPVDPVQITCELLLTGTDPRKIPIIDKKRLCDRYTDILRQVDPRITTTSVRYSDSAQRILLFTSEGTILEQSWVDMEMRFAATARNGETVQTGRETTGSRKAYEDLIQLDSQVRGAAQRAVEALSLPSVKGNTYQVVIDPILSGLFVHEAFGHLSEADMAYENPDLLEVMTLGRRFGPEDLQIFDGAAPPGHRGSYLYDDEGTPATTTQLIKDGVLVGRLHSRETAGKLEETATGNARCLNYHYPPIVRMTNTWIERGKTPVQDLFTDIKEGVYARNWLGGMTNGEMFTFSAGEAWMIRNGQLAEPVRDVTLSGNVFSTLADIEAIGDDFYWDESGGCGKGGQNGLPVGCGGPSLRIRNVVVGGESA
- the coaE gene encoding dephospho-CoA kinase (Dephospho-CoA kinase (CoaE) performs the final step in coenzyme A biosynthesis.), which produces MNQRRIGLTGGIATGKTTVSNYLKHQHKLPVFDADIYAREAVQIGSEVLNQIVKRYGSDLLLPDRSLNRQKLGEIVFTQPSEKQWLEEQIHPQVRDRFFREIAALPEQSTAVLVIPLLFEAQMTDLVTEIWVVSCPGDRQIQRLMERDRLTLDQARARINSQMPLSEKCAQADVVLDNSSTVEHLIQQIDVALMQDRDNRK
- a CDS encoding S-layer homology domain-containing protein, which produces MKKILTLISVTLLLQSMMISVRAQQPLNPIQSVLESGLMTQYPDGQFHPERGVVRAELASILVKTFQLDKRNTATNQNQPITDVPPSHWAYKDIEIALQTGIMKGDLSGRFHPNQPVTRAEGFAIFAQALGVLMLNDSDVNRLLNSYQDGYQTPDWARQALATAIFEELVNIGNNNALNPLQPMTREDMAYALSQYLAKQNNPGTIPDIPN
- a CDS encoding sulfatase, which codes for MKRRNVLKYLSMSAATVGLSQISCYAQSPEKYNVLFLAIDDLRPQIKSYGEAQMLTPNLDKLADRGVLFDRAYCQIPVCGASRLSVMTGARPNKSPGEPVGRFWSYHSRLDEPVQNWHGNLEPAGINRPQTPEGNPAPTLPMLFKQQGYNTQSVGKIYHVMDDDLDAWNYGMTRFKDIRVYNIPGNERNAYEIGENQPDNAYPDGITRDLAIAALRNLKEQEKPFFLALGFVKPHLPFNCPKKYWDMYDRNTIELAQNPFAPTDAPPESLHNWGELRGYRNLVFSDETQSRLDEEYARTLIHGYYACTTFVDTCIGSVLDELERLGLRDNTIIVVWGDHGFLLGEHNLWAKTTNYELALRVPLIIDAPGKVKAAKTSALVELVDIYPTLCELVGIETPQHLEGTSLVPLLNNPQRAWKGAVFSRFEYGDTILTDRYNYTEYIDVEDNFLSRMLYDRHLDPLETRNIANLPENAALVETLSELLAIGWKRAAVFGNSNFPIPFDVLPDGTIIVPDSISRSKSSQLFPVSPRVSLKAKEIEILSKQATLSIGTQKDLTFQIESGDRFQSVRLWLVEKQDPTQKVIGVEMIGNPSTVGRWSSPKPGDYFYQLQLKKSNENYIVKTGTVKLV